One stretch of Gemmatimonadaceae bacterium DNA includes these proteins:
- a CDS encoding biopolymer transporter ExbD, whose amino-acid sequence MARRRHRRLELNADINVVSLIDVMLLLLVIFMITAPMMQGGLDISLPKAEARPITSKSGMTITVTRDGTIAVDDGTPMTYAEFRAAFQTLAKDRAAQGVYVRADQRVDYGLVVQVLAVVKAAGVQDVGLVAEQEQVP is encoded by the coding sequence ATGGCCCGCCGCCGCCATCGCCGGCTCGAACTCAACGCGGACATCAACGTCGTGAGCCTCATCGACGTGATGTTGCTGCTCTTGGTGATCTTCATGATCACGGCGCCGATGATGCAGGGCGGATTGGACATTTCGCTACCGAAGGCTGAGGCGCGGCCGATCACGTCGAAGAGCGGCATGACGATCACGGTGACGCGCGACGGCACCATCGCGGTGGACGATGGGACGCCGATGACCTATGCCGAGTTCCGCGCGGCGTTCCAGACGCTCGCCAAGGACCGCGCGGCTCAGGGCGTGTACGTGCGTGCCGACCAGCGCGTGGACTACGGGTTGGTGGTGCAGGTCCTGGCCGTGGTCAAGGCGGCCGGCGTTCAGGACGTGGGGCTGGTGGCCGAGCAGGAGCAGGTGCCCTGA
- a CDS encoding TonB C-terminal domain-containing protein produces the protein MSSRTAGPTLTLPIGASVLLHAAVIAALVLLRPPPAPVMPPVYRVNLIAAPAGPRAIGTVQEKPAVEQPKPVIPPKAKPTPKPAKVVTRKAAKPAPATKAATPAPSEVKTKPANAKTPAAGGGPEGGKGADVATVHTPGIDFPFQGYLDNIVRQIALRFDAGGAGALTAEVAFLIHRDGTVSDFRFQKRSGSYAFDLSAQGAIDAAGGARAFGALPSGYPNDVLPVIFTFDPRIIH, from the coding sequence GTGAGCAGTCGCACCGCCGGGCCCACGCTCACACTGCCTATCGGGGCGTCGGTGCTGCTGCACGCGGCGGTGATCGCGGCGCTGGTACTGCTGCGCCCACCGCCCGCTCCGGTCATGCCGCCGGTCTATCGCGTGAATCTCATCGCCGCTCCGGCCGGTCCTCGCGCCATCGGCACCGTGCAGGAGAAGCCGGCGGTGGAGCAGCCGAAGCCGGTGATTCCGCCCAAGGCGAAACCGACGCCGAAGCCGGCCAAGGTGGTCACGAGGAAGGCCGCGAAGCCGGCCCCGGCTACCAAGGCCGCCACGCCGGCTCCCTCCGAGGTGAAGACCAAGCCGGCCAACGCGAAGACGCCGGCCGCCGGCGGCGGCCCCGAGGGCGGGAAGGGCGCCGATGTGGCCACGGTGCACACACCGGGGATCGACTTTCCGTTCCAAGGGTACCTCGACAACATCGTCCGCCAGATCGCGCTGCGGTTCGACGCGGGGGGGGCCGGGGCGCTCACGGCCGAGGTGGCATTCCTCATTCATCGGGACGGCACCGTGTCGGACTTCCGGTTCCAGAAGCGGTCGGGTTCGTACGCGTTCGACCTGTCGGCGCAGGGCGCGATCGACGCCGCCGGGGGGGCACGCGCGTTCGGCGCGCTTCCCTCCGGGTATCCGAATGACGTCTTGCCCGTGATCTTCACCTTTGACCCGCGGATCATCCATTGA
- the pal gene encoding peptidoglycan-associated lipoprotein Pal — protein MHVSRILPAALVVLVAVSACHKKPEVAPTPVPAPTDTSALRAQHVRDSLAAIDAANRAKAAADQARADSAARAAAAQQAQGAMRASLTAVIHFDFDKSDLRPEDQAILDAKVPVLMANPNVTLRIAGNTDERGSTEYNLALGQRRAATAKRYLTDHGVPAARLETVSYGEERPLCTDHDESCWSQNRRDEFTITGGGDVPLKSPGN, from the coding sequence ATGCACGTTTCCCGAATCCTGCCTGCGGCCCTCGTCGTGCTGGTCGCCGTTTCGGCCTGCCACAAGAAGCCAGAGGTAGCTCCGACCCCTGTGCCGGCGCCGACGGACACCAGCGCGTTGCGAGCTCAGCACGTCCGCGATTCCCTGGCGGCGATCGACGCCGCCAATCGCGCCAAAGCGGCCGCCGACCAGGCGCGGGCCGACAGCGCGGCGCGGGCCGCAGCGGCTCAGCAGGCGCAGGGCGCGATGCGGGCCAGCCTCACCGCAGTCATCCACTTCGACTTCGACAAGTCCGACCTGCGCCCCGAGGACCAGGCGATTCTCGATGCCAAGGTGCCGGTCCTGATGGCCAATCCGAACGTGACCTTGCGGATCGCCGGCAACACCGACGAGCGCGGCTCCACGGAGTACAACCTGGCGTTGGGCCAGCGCCGTGCGGCCACGGCCAAGCGGTACCTCACGGACCACGGCGTTCCCGCTGCGCGCCTCGAGACGGTGAGCTATGGCGAGGAGCGTCCCCTGTGCACCGATCACGACGAATCGTGCTGGTCGCAGAATCGGCGGGACGAGTTCACGATCACGGGCGGCGGCGACGTCCCGCTCAAGTCGCCGGGCAACTGA
- a CDS encoding tetratricopeptide repeat protein: MRARLLLAPVALLLTSGCLASKGDIRLLQDDLTSMQAQQAHQATLQEQTRARADSLARVRLDSAIVALGAIHDSLRALSERFTSYQANSSQAMYEVGQQLITLQNRAGISQRQIQDLAAQLDTQHARLSGDSTSAKDTSAANQAPGPAQLFVLGRNQYNNGAFSTARTAFQALLKQYPNYFGAATTANYIALTYDAEGNGAAADSAYQSVVAQYPQSEEAPTALYKHALWLLKSGKPDDARAALQRVVKDYPGTTAAGLAADRLKSMPAP, encoded by the coding sequence ATGCGCGCGCGTCTGCTGCTCGCGCCGGTCGCGCTCCTGCTGACCAGCGGATGTCTCGCTTCCAAGGGAGACATCCGGCTGCTGCAGGACGACCTTACCTCGATGCAGGCGCAGCAGGCCCACCAGGCGACGTTGCAGGAACAGACCCGGGCCCGCGCGGATTCGCTGGCCCGGGTCCGGCTGGACTCGGCGATCGTGGCGCTGGGAGCGATTCACGACTCCCTCCGCGCGCTGAGCGAGCGCTTCACGAGCTATCAGGCCAACTCCAGCCAGGCAATGTACGAAGTGGGGCAGCAGCTGATCACGCTGCAGAATCGGGCGGGGATCAGCCAGCGCCAGATCCAGGACCTGGCGGCGCAGCTCGACACGCAGCACGCTCGGCTGAGCGGCGATTCGACGTCCGCCAAGGATACCAGCGCCGCGAACCAGGCGCCGGGGCCGGCGCAGCTGTTCGTGCTCGGCCGCAACCAATACAACAATGGGGCATTCAGCACGGCGCGCACGGCGTTCCAGGCGCTGCTCAAGCAGTATCCCAACTATTTCGGGGCGGCGACGACCGCCAACTACATCGCATTGACGTACGATGCGGAAGGGAACGGGGCCGCTGCCGACTCGGCGTACCAGTCGGTGGTCGCGCAGTATCCGCAGAGCGAGGAGGCGCCCACGGCGCTCTACAAGCACGCACTCTGGCTCCTCAAGAGCGGAAAACCCGATGACGCGCGTGCGGCGCTGCAGCGGGTGGTCAAGGACTATCCAGGCACCACGGCAGCCGGTCTCGCCGCGGATCGCCTGAAGTCGATGCCCGCGCCGTAG
- the tatC gene encoding twin-arginine translocase subunit TatC, protein MAVKKSDEMPFLDHLEELRWRLVWSIAALGVGLVIGAFIVIHFNAILFLEKPILPYLGGAKLRYTHPGDTFSILMAASLVIGGIIALPVIAFQLWSFLAPALYKHEKRMVIPVVVAGTLLFACGVALAYYLVLPLALAYLMNLESDALQPMILATEYFGFVTTLCVAFGVVFELPLAISGLTFLGIVKPQFLSKYRRHAVVACWALAAVITPGDFLGTTFALAIPLYLLFEVSVVLSYIIFRRRERRHAALMADGDRDEGEAKA, encoded by the coding sequence ATGGCCGTCAAGAAGTCGGATGAGATGCCGTTCCTCGACCACCTCGAGGAACTGCGCTGGCGCCTGGTCTGGTCCATCGCCGCGCTCGGGGTGGGGCTCGTCATCGGGGCGTTCATCGTCATCCACTTCAACGCCATCCTGTTCCTCGAGAAGCCGATTCTTCCCTATCTCGGCGGGGCGAAGCTCAGGTACACGCACCCCGGAGACACGTTCTCCATCCTGATGGCGGCGTCGCTCGTCATCGGCGGCATCATCGCGCTGCCCGTGATCGCGTTCCAACTGTGGTCGTTTCTGGCCCCGGCGCTGTACAAGCACGAGAAGCGGATGGTCATCCCGGTCGTCGTCGCGGGCACATTGTTGTTCGCGTGCGGGGTGGCGCTGGCCTACTACCTGGTGCTGCCGCTGGCCCTGGCGTACCTGATGAACCTGGAGTCCGACGCGCTCCAGCCGATGATCCTGGCCACCGAGTACTTCGGCTTCGTAACCACGCTCTGCGTGGCGTTCGGCGTCGTGTTCGAGCTCCCGCTGGCGATTTCCGGCCTCACGTTCCTCGGCATCGTCAAGCCGCAGTTCCTGAGTAAGTACCGGCGGCACGCGGTCGTCGCCTGTTGGGCCCTCGCGGCGGTCATCACGCCGGGCGACTTCCTGGGCACGACGTTCGCCCTCGCCATCCCGTTGTACCTCCTGTTCGAGGTCAGCGTCGTGCTGTCCTACATCATCTTCCGCCGCCGCGAGCGGCGCCATGCGGCGTTGATGGCCGATGGGGACAGGGATGAGGGCGAGGCCAAGGCATGA
- a CDS encoding putative LPS assembly protein LptD — translation MMRWWWLVALLAVPTLARAQGRPVRRLPGDTARRPAIRDTTRRDSVGTVQWSPADSVMQALMSRKGYTVTRYEGGVLSFDALTQGIDLAAALAKKAAVQRGDQTVITDSTITYDSQSRGVTVTSRDTAGAGYVIVPGGGQAPISGKTTATYNLNERSGRINDASLAVDNGGNTWFVNPKVVKVEGGDSTRHIPSRIYGTSASLTSCDDSIAPDYHFEVGEVKRTKNLMVGRPAVLYIGEVPVMWLPFFFQDIRSGRRSGMLTPRFGVADIVRNSPSYRRDVENIGWYWALNDYMDASTWLDWRSSVGGSALGDPGWLRFNGQWRYHWRNRFLTGQLAASYTAQRNGQTNLALSWAHSQEFSRNRSLTLNMNYVTSTQLQRQNTFNPYAALATISSSVNYQDKLGPVQISVGGTRKQYPGRTQVDQTFPTLSLSATPIELASWLTWSPGFHYSASQSLNIDQAGLFSQRYGTSSTGILDSTTVKRSSYQSQLSFDTPIEIFGFSLKNSFTINDQQNIFPQEYLVYPNPSDTTIHYRRVFASTYRTDVDWTPNFSLPSIGQNALGLSPSLGFSNVDPGAFWVRSQYTGGQFVHQAKRPTFGLGISPTIYGLLPGFGPFARFRHTISPQISFTYAPPASVSDAYLAATGRTRAGYLGSLAEKAVSLTLNQNFEAKLKTPEDTLNPTAASQAPKIKLLSLNLSPITYDFERAAATHRAISGISSSTFSYSVSSDLVPGLSLNVGYSLFQGSPLSDSAVFKPFQNSVAASFTVSQEHNPFGFILGMLGLAHDSAAKPPAPLPGGQTSADQQFARQVASQPVAGQEARSTLYLAPVSRSWSASFNFSSARQRPPVGGTVINADPTVYCAPFNDRSSPSYNPPAYDLCVQQQSTAPTLDAPIPNTAAGGPVYLNPPTSSVGSSIQFPLTDKWSAAWRTTYNLVQHQFASQDIQLVRELHDWRATFSFTQSPNGNFAFSFQIALTAEPDLKFNYNRGTYRSTGTP, via the coding sequence ATGATGCGGTGGTGGTGGCTGGTCGCGCTGCTTGCCGTGCCAACGCTGGCCCGCGCGCAGGGCCGTCCGGTGCGCCGCCTTCCGGGGGACACCGCGCGCCGCCCCGCCATCAGGGACACCACGCGGCGTGACAGCGTGGGGACCGTGCAGTGGAGTCCCGCGGACTCCGTCATGCAGGCCCTGATGAGCCGGAAGGGCTACACGGTTACGCGGTACGAGGGCGGCGTGCTCAGCTTCGACGCGCTGACCCAGGGCATCGACCTCGCGGCGGCGTTGGCAAAGAAAGCCGCCGTCCAGCGCGGCGATCAGACCGTGATCACCGACTCGACCATCACGTACGACAGCCAGAGCCGCGGCGTGACCGTGACGAGCCGCGACACGGCGGGGGCCGGGTACGTGATCGTTCCCGGCGGCGGGCAGGCGCCGATCTCGGGGAAGACCACCGCCACGTACAACCTCAACGAACGGTCGGGGCGCATAAACGATGCCTCGCTCGCCGTGGACAACGGCGGCAACACCTGGTTCGTGAATCCGAAAGTCGTGAAGGTCGAGGGCGGGGACTCGACCAGGCACATCCCGTCCCGCATCTACGGCACGAGCGCGAGCCTGACCTCGTGCGACGATAGCATCGCCCCCGACTATCACTTCGAGGTTGGCGAGGTGAAACGCACCAAGAATCTGATGGTCGGCCGGCCCGCCGTGCTCTACATCGGCGAAGTGCCGGTGATGTGGCTGCCGTTCTTCTTCCAGGATATCCGCTCGGGCCGCCGCAGCGGCATGCTCACCCCGCGGTTCGGCGTGGCCGACATCGTCCGCAACAGCCCGAGTTATCGCCGCGACGTCGAGAACATCGGGTGGTACTGGGCGCTCAACGACTACATGGACGCGTCGACGTGGCTCGACTGGCGGAGCAGCGTCGGCGGGTCGGCCCTGGGCGATCCGGGATGGCTCCGCTTCAACGGCCAGTGGCGCTACCATTGGCGGAACCGATTCCTCACCGGGCAGCTCGCCGCCTCCTACACCGCGCAGCGCAATGGCCAGACGAATCTCGCCCTGAGTTGGGCCCACTCCCAGGAGTTCTCGCGCAACAGGTCGCTCACGCTGAACATGAATTACGTCACGAGCACCCAGCTGCAGCGTCAGAACACGTTCAATCCGTACGCCGCGCTGGCCACCATCTCGTCGTCGGTCAACTACCAGGACAAGCTCGGGCCCGTTCAGATCAGCGTCGGCGGCACGCGCAAGCAGTACCCCGGCCGCACCCAGGTGGACCAGACCTTCCCTACACTCAGTCTCAGCGCGACCCCGATCGAACTCGCTTCCTGGCTCACCTGGTCGCCGGGGTTCCACTACTCGGCGAGCCAGAGCCTGAACATCGACCAGGCCGGCCTGTTCAGCCAGCGCTACGGGACGTCGAGTACCGGAATCCTCGACTCGACCACCGTCAAGCGCAGCAGCTATCAGAGCCAGTTGAGCTTCGACACCCCGATCGAGATCTTCGGATTCAGCCTCAAGAACTCGTTCACGATCAACGACCAGCAGAACATCTTCCCGCAGGAATACCTCGTCTACCCCAACCCCAGCGACACCACCATCCACTACCGCCGCGTATTCGCCAGCACCTACCGTACGGACGTCGACTGGACCCCGAACTTCTCGCTCCCATCGATCGGCCAGAACGCGCTGGGCCTCTCGCCCAGCCTCGGGTTCTCGAACGTCGACCCCGGCGCGTTCTGGGTGCGCAGCCAATACACCGGCGGCCAGTTCGTGCACCAGGCCAAGCGGCCGACGTTCGGGCTCGGGATCTCGCCCACGATCTATGGCCTGCTGCCGGGCTTCGGCCCCTTCGCGCGGTTCCGGCACACGATCAGCCCCCAGATCAGCTTCACCTACGCCCCGCCCGCGTCCGTAAGCGACGCGTATCTCGCCGCCACCGGGCGCACCCGAGCGGGGTACCTCGGGTCGCTGGCGGAGAAGGCCGTGTCGCTCACCCTCAACCAGAACTTCGAGGCCAAGCTCAAGACTCCCGAAGACACCCTCAATCCGACCGCCGCAAGCCAGGCTCCGAAGATCAAGCTGCTGTCGCTCAACCTCTCGCCGATCACCTACGACTTCGAGCGGGCGGCCGCGACGCACCGGGCGATTTCGGGCATTTCGAGTTCGACCTTCTCCTACAGCGTCAGCTCGGACCTCGTGCCGGGGCTCTCGCTCAACGTCGGCTATTCGCTCTTCCAGGGCAGTCCCCTCAGCGACTCGGCGGTGTTCAAGCCGTTCCAGAACTCGGTTGCGGCCAGCTTCACCGTGAGCCAGGAGCACAATCCGTTCGGGTTCATCCTTGGCATGCTCGGCCTGGCGCACGATTCGGCGGCCAAGCCGCCCGCACCCCTGCCGGGCGGCCAGACGAGCGCGGACCAGCAGTTCGCCCGGCAGGTGGCCTCGCAGCCCGTGGCCGGTCAGGAGGCGCGCAGCACGCTCTACCTGGCGCCGGTGTCTCGGTCGTGGTCGGCATCGTTCAACTTCAGCTCGGCGCGTCAGCGGCCGCCGGTGGGCGGGACGGTGATCAATGCCGATCCCACAGTCTACTGCGCGCCGTTCAACGACCGCAGCAGCCCGTCGTACAACCCGCCGGCGTACGACCTGTGCGTGCAGCAGCAGAGCACAGCGCCCACGCTCGATGCGCCCATCCCCAACACCGCGGCGGGCGGTCCGGTGTATCTGAATCCGCCCACGTCGTCGGTGGGGAGCAGCATCCAGTTCCCGCTCACCGACAAGTGGTCGGCGGCATGGCGCACAACCTACAACCTGGTCCAGCATCAGTTCGCCAGCCAGGACATCCAGCTCGTGCGCGAGCTGCACGACTGGCGGGCAACGTTCTCGTTCACGCAGTCGCCGAACGGGAACTTCGCCTTCTCGTTCCAGATCGCGCTCACGGCGGAGCCCGACCTCAAATTCAACTACAACCGTGGCACGTATCGGTCGACGGGGACGCCGTAA
- the hutH gene encoding histidine ammonia-lyase, whose product MTTPVVLDGNSLAIGDVEAVATGRAPVSLAAAARARVARTRDIVADLVRSGAVAYGVTTGFGKLSDIAIPLDRLAELQVNLVRSHAAGVGALLPEREVRAMMLLRANVIAKGHSGARADLVDLLLAMLNAGLYPPVPEQGSVGASGDLAPLAHLALSLIGEGELFRGAARGPAAEMLRAAGLAPVVLGPKEGLTLINGTQAHTAIAALALVDARQLWDAAHCAGAMSLEALLGTPVAFDARIQAVRGQRGQATSAALLRDLLDQSEIRESHRTGDPRVQDAYALRCMPQVHGPVLDAMEFAGDLVARELNAATDNPLVFDDGTLLSGGNFHGQAVAMALDVLAIALTNLATISERRTDRLVHPDFNQGLPPFLSRDAGVHSGFMMAQVTAASLASECKVLAHPASVDTIPTDGNKEDVVPMAMAAAWKLRRIVHNVRHVLAIELMCAAQGLDYRAPLKPGRGAARAHAAVRALVPTLEGDRVLAGDIARLAAAIADGHFPATVSWS is encoded by the coding sequence ATGACGACCCCCGTGGTGCTGGACGGCAACTCGCTCGCCATCGGCGACGTGGAGGCGGTGGCGACCGGCCGCGCCCCGGTCTCGTTGGCGGCGGCCGCCCGCGCCCGCGTGGCGCGCACGCGCGACATCGTGGCCGATCTGGTGCGGAGTGGCGCCGTGGCCTATGGAGTGACCACGGGGTTCGGCAAGCTCTCCGACATCGCCATCCCGCTCGACCGGCTGGCCGAGCTGCAGGTGAATCTTGTGCGCAGCCACGCGGCCGGCGTCGGCGCGCTCCTCCCGGAGCGCGAGGTGCGGGCGATGATGCTCCTGCGGGCCAACGTCATTGCCAAGGGCCATTCGGGGGCCCGCGCCGATCTGGTCGATCTGTTGCTGGCCATGCTGAACGCCGGCCTCTACCCTCCCGTGCCCGAGCAGGGGAGCGTGGGGGCGAGCGGTGACCTGGCCCCCCTCGCGCATCTGGCCCTGTCGCTCATCGGGGAGGGCGAGCTCTTTCGCGGCGCCGCGCGCGGCCCGGCCGCCGAAATGCTCCGGGCCGCGGGCCTGGCGCCCGTGGTGCTCGGGCCCAAGGAGGGGCTCACGCTGATCAATGGCACGCAGGCGCACACCGCGATCGCCGCGCTGGCGCTGGTGGATGCGCGTCAGTTGTGGGACGCCGCGCACTGCGCCGGTGCGATGTCGCTGGAGGCCCTGCTGGGCACGCCGGTGGCGTTCGACGCACGGATCCAGGCGGTGCGCGGGCAGCGCGGGCAGGCGACGTCGGCCGCCCTGCTGCGCGACCTGCTCGACCAGAGCGAGATCCGGGAGTCCCACCGCACCGGCGATCCGCGCGTCCAGGACGCGTACGCCCTGCGCTGCATGCCGCAGGTGCACGGTCCCGTGCTCGACGCGATGGAGTTTGCGGGGGATCTGGTGGCCCGCGAGTTGAACGCCGCCACCGACAACCCGCTGGTGTTCGACGACGGCACGCTGCTCAGCGGCGGCAACTTCCACGGCCAGGCGGTGGCGATGGCGCTCGACGTACTGGCCATCGCCCTCACCAACCTGGCCACGATCTCGGAGCGGCGCACCGACCGGCTGGTGCACCCCGATTTCAATCAGGGACTGCCGCCCTTCCTGTCGCGCGACGCCGGCGTCCATTCTGGTTTCATGATGGCGCAGGTCACCGCTGCGTCGCTGGCCAGCGAGTGCAAGGTGCTGGCCCATCCGGCGAGCGTGGACACGATTCCCACCGACGGCAACAAGGAGGACGTGGTGCCGATGGCGATGGCGGCAGCCTGGAAGCTGCGCCGCATCGTGCACAACGTGCGCCACGTGCTGGCGATCGAACTGATGTGCGCCGCCCAGGGGCTGGACTATCGCGCCCCCCTCAAGCCGGGGCGCGGAGCGGCCCGCGCGCACGCGGCGGTCCGGGCCCTCGTGCCGACGCTCGAGGGCGACCGCGTGCTGGCCGGCGACATCGCCCGACTGGCCGCGGCGATCGCCGACGGTCATTTCCCCGCCACCGTGAGTTGGTCATGA